A single Drosophila miranda strain MSH22 chromosome XR, D.miranda_PacBio2.1, whole genome shotgun sequence DNA region contains:
- the LOC108150754 gene encoding uncharacterized protein LOC108150754: protein MPGTHGHPTNPKILLKWINIMLRSDYRSMSELNNGAAWCRLFYCIYPDSFNVEAVVDVGPPAVLQRNYDILMRTLNRLGISRQFCVQKLMKGNTTDTIELVHFFMDLYVHKKLAQNRQRPQPQSQRGPLKEFLGWLKRLILGTSMEDDPEAYLLLFEEMNDPKPQRRSQPTQTLSPEMNHRLSGGQKKKPAQQPQQQQQQPEDHQGHSDQRRKDHDEIRPLIDACHQMLQFQNDMEERWLEYRRARLARQKANERFH from the exons ATGCCTG GCACCCATGGACATCCCACGAATCCTAAGATCCTACTAAAATGGATAAACATCATGCTCCGCAGCGACTACCGGTCGATGTCGGAGCTAAATAATGGTGCGGCCTGGTGCAGACTCTTTTATTGCATTTATCCCGACTCCTTCAATGTAGAGGCTGTGGTGGATGTGGGTCCCCCTGCCGTGTTGCAGCGGAACTATGATATTTTGATGCGGACTCTCAATCGCTTGGGCATTTCGCGCCAGTTTTGTGTGCAGAAGCTGATGAAAGGCAACACCACGGATACCATCGAGCTGGTTCACTTCTTTATGGATCTTTATGTGCATAAGAAACTAGCACAGAACCGGCAGAGGCCACAGCCCCAGTCGCAGAGAGGACCGCTAAAGGAGTTTCTTGGCTGGCTGAAAAGATTAATTTTGGGAACGTCCATGGAAGACGATCCGGAAGCATACCTGCTGCTGTTCGAGGAAATGAATGATCCGAAGCCCCAGCGGAGGTCCCAGCCCACACAAACACTTTCCCCTGAGATGAACCACCGCCTGAGCGGTGGACAGAAAAAGAAGCCAgcacagcagccgcagcagcagcagcagcagcctgaGGATCATCAGGGCCACTCCGATCAGCGTCGCAAGGACCACGATGAGATCCGTCCACTGATCGATGCCTGCCATCAGATGTTACAGTTCCAGAACGATATGGAGGAGCGCTGGCTGGAGTACCGACGCGCCCGTTTGGCCCGGCAGAAGGCGAATGAAAGGTTCCACTGA